Proteins encoded together in one Penaeus vannamei isolate JL-2024 chromosome 9, ASM4276789v1, whole genome shotgun sequence window:
- the LOC138862500 gene encoding keratinocyte proline-rich protein-like, whose protein sequence is MLTSRHPAPAPYPSPCLCLPPVTLPLPLPPTRAPVYVDLPSPCPCPLPVPLSMFTSRHPAPAPYPCPCLCLPHVTLPLPPTRAPVYVYLTSPCPCPCSLPVPLSMLISRHPAPAPAPYPCPCLYLPPVTLPLSMLTSRHFAPAPAPYPCPSPVYVDLPSPCPCPCSLPVPLSMLTSRHIAPAPAPYPCPCLCLPPVTLSLTLHPAYPQPPCRAVCPSNVTF, encoded by the exons atgttgacctcccgtcaccctgcccctgccccctacccgtcCCCCTGTCTATGCTTACCTCCCGtcaccctgcccctgcccctgccccctacccgtgcccctgtctatgttgacctcccgtcaccctgcccctgccccctacccgtgCCCCTGTCTATGTTTACCTCACGtcaccctgcccctgccccctacccgtgCCCCTGTCTATGTTTACCTCACGtcaccctgcccctgccccctacccgtgCCCCTGTCTATGTTTACCTCACGtcaccctgcccctgcccctgctcccTACCCGTGCCCCTGTCAATGTTGATCTCCCGtcaccctgcccctgcccctgccccctacccgtgCCCCTGTCTATATTTACCTCCTGTCACCCTGCCCCTGTCTATGTTGACCTCCCGTCACtttgcccctgcccctgccccctacccgtgCCCCT CCCCTGTCTATGTTGACCTCCCGTCACCCTGCCCTTGCCCCTGCTCCCTACCCGTGCCCCTGTCTATGTTGACTTCCCGTCACattgcccctgcccctgccccctacccgtgCCCCTGTCTATGTCTACCTCCCGTCACCCTGTCCCTAACCCTACATCCTGCTTACCCTCAACCCCCGTGCCGTGCCGTCTGCCCTTCCAACGTGACCTTCTGA